CGGAGCGAAACAGGAAACTTCCGCCGAGAAAGGTAAAGCGGCCGAACCGGTAAAATTACTTAACGTTTCTTATGATCCGACGCGTGAATTGTACAAGGAATTCAATGAATCTTTTGCTGATTATTGGAAAAACAAAACAGGTCAAACCGTTACCATACAACAATCCCACGGCGGGTCGGGCGCACAGGCGCGTACGGTGCGCGAGGGAATTGAGGCTGATGTTGTGACCTTAGCTTTAGCTTATGACATCGACGAACTGGCTACGGCGGGACTTATCCCGGCAGACTGGCAAAAACGTTTAGCCAACAACTCGACGCCATATACATCTACCATTGTATTTCTCGTCCGCAAGGGCAACCCCAAGAATATCAAGGACTGGGACGATTTAGTCAAGCCTGGCGTGTCGGTCATCACGCCCAACCCTAAAACATCCGGCGGCGCCCGGTGGAATCATCTCGCGGCCTGGGGTTATGCCTTGAAGAAAAATGGCAACAATGAAGCCCAGGCCAAAGAATTTATTGCCAAGCTGTATCAAAATGTACCGGTACTGGATTCCGGCGCCCGGGGCGCAACAACTACATTTGTGGAGCGGGGCATCGGTGATGTGCTCCTGGCTTGGGAAAATGAGGCCCTGCTGGCGGAAAAAGAGCTGGGTAAAGACAAATTTGAGATCGTTGTGCCTTCCATCAGTATTTTGGCCGAGCCTCCTGTTACGATAGTCGACAAAATTGTTGATAAAAAAGGAACCCGGGAAGTGGCCCAGGCCTATCTGGAATATCTCTATACCGATAAGGGGCAGGAACTGGCGGCCAAGCATTTCTACCGGCCGCGTTCAGAAGCAATTGCCCAGAAATATGCCAGTCAGTTTCCTAAAGTCAGTCTGATCACCATAGCAGATCTTGGGGGCTGGACCGAGGCCCAAACCAAACACTTTAAAGACGGCGGTATTTTTGACCAAATTTATACGCCGAAGGCCAAACAGTAGAAAGGACGTGCTTTTTCAGCAACAGCGCCGGGTACTGCCAAGTTTAAACAGCACAATATAATTAACTTAAAGGTAGCTACTGATAAGCATAGCGAAATGACTGTATGCAACGGCGCCTCTGCTCGATTTAGAGCCCGTAGAGGCGCTCTTTGTCTGAGTGAAATACAAAGTGAGGAATAATTATGGCCATCAAGTCCTTATCCTTTAAGAAGCACAGTATCTTACCCGGTTTTGGCCTTACCATGGGGTTCACCATGATGTATCTGGGTCTGCTGGTCTTGCTTCCCCTGTCCACGATTATTATTAAAACAGCCGGGATAGGCTGGTCACAGTTATGGGATATTGTTACGGCGCCCAGATTGGTTGCCTCTTACAAATTGAGCTTTGGGGCATCGTTGATTGCGGCTCTTATTAATGCAGTTTTCGGGCTATTGGTAGCGTGGGTATTGGTTCGCTACACGTTTCCCGGCAAGCGGATTATAGATGGGCTGGTCGATCTGCCGTTTGCGTTGCCGACGGCTGTTGCCGGCATTACCCTCACAACCCTCTACGCTCCCAATGGATGGATTGGCAAGTATTTGTCGCTTATTGGGGTGAAGGGCGCATACTCGCCTTTGGGGGTAGTTATCGCCTTAACCTTTATCGGTTTGCCTTTTGTCGTACGAATGGTTCAACCGGTTCTGCAGACTTTAGACAGGGAGGTGGAGGAAGCGGCTGCCAGCCTGGGGGCAACCCGCTTCCAAGCCTTCACGAAAGTCATCCTGCCTGAATTATTTCCCGCTTTATTGACCGGTTTCGCCCTGGCGTTTGCGCGGGCGTTGGGGGAATATGGCTCGGTTGTTTTCATTTCCGGCAATATGCCGATGCAAACAGAAATAACTCCTCTTCTGATTATGACCAAACTGGAACAATTTGACTATGCCGGTGCCAGCGCCATTGCGGCCGTAATGTTGATCGCCTCTTTTGTACTGCTGTTTTTAATTAATCTTTTACAGTGGTGGCAGAGCCACCGGCATCAGGAAATTTGAGGAGGTGAGTCGAAATGGCTGGAAGTGTTACCCTGCGGCGGGGGATGGAGCCGGAACAAGAGAATTCTAGAATGATAACAGAACGGCCGGCTGTTCGCTGGATATTGACCGGCTTGGCTCTTGGCTATCTTGGATTGATGCTGATCATACCCCTTATTGCCGTCTTTGCGAAAGCTTTTGAACGAGGTATTGAACTGTATATCAACGCCATCGTTTCCGCTGATGCCTTGTCCGCAATTTACCTGACTTTGTTAACAGTCGCAATTGCAGTGCCGATGAATACGGTTTTCGGTTTAGCCGCAGCCTGGGCTATCGCTAAATTCGAATTTAAAGGAAAAAATTTCCTTATAACACTGATTGATCTGCCTTTTGCTATCTCACCTGTCATCGCGGGTTTGATATTCGTGTTTCTTTTCGGTAAACCGGGAATCTTTGGCCCTCTACTGGCAGCCCATGATATAAAAATTATCTTTGCCGTTCCCGGCATAGTCCTGGCTACCGTTTTTGTCACGTTTCCCTTTGTTGCCCGTGAACTGATCCCGCTGATGGAGTCCCAGGGGACAGCTGAGGAAGAAGCGGCTTTGACTCTTGGCGCCAATGGGTGGAAAACTTTTTGGCGGGTTACTTTGCCGAATATCAAGTGGGGATTAATCTACGGGGTGATTTTGACCAGCGCCAGGGCTGTTGGAGAATTCGGCGCGGTATCGGTTGTTTCCGGCCATATCCGCGGGTTTACCAATACTCTGCCGCTGCATGTGGAGATTTTGTACAACGAGTACCAGTTTACAGCAGCTTTCGCCGTTGCGTCCTTGATGACGCTCATGGCGGTTGTCACCCTGGTGGTAAAGAATATCGTCGAGTGGAAAGTACAGCAGCAGGGTCAAGCGGCTGAACTCGAATGAAATTAAAAGGGGCAGTACAGTTATGAGTATTCAGATCGTCAATGTCAGTAAACAGTTTGGCGCCTTTACGGCGTTAAAAGATATTAATCTGACGGTCCCCACCGGCGAACTTGTGGCTCTCCTGGGTCCTTCCGGTTCGGGGAAAACCACTTTGTTACGCATCATCGCCGGTTTGGAAACGGCGGATCAGGGGACCATCCTCTTTAACGGCGAGGATACCAGCAATACCAATGTTCAACAAAGACGGGTAGGATTTGTATTTCAGCACTATGCGCTGTTCCGGCACATGACTGTCTCGGAAAATATCGCTTTCGGGCTAAACGTCCGGCCGCGCAGTCTTCGGCCTTCGAAAAAGGAAATTCAGGAAAGAGTCTATGAACTTTTAAGCCTGGTAAAGCTGGAGGGGTTAGCCAACCGCTATCCTGCCCAACTCTCGGGAGGGCAACGGCAAAGGGTGGCGTTAGCCCGGGCCCTTGCCGTTCAGCCGCAGATGCTGTTGCTGGACGAACCTTTTGGGGCATTGGATGCCAAAGTCCGTAAGGAACTGAGGCGATGGCTGCGGCAGCTCCATGATGAATTGCACATCACCAGCGTTTTCGTTACCCATGACCAGGAAGAAGCCCTGGACGTAGCGGATCGCATTGTAATACTGAACAAAGGTCAGATCGAACAGCTCGGCACGCCGGAGGAAGTTTATGAACATCCTAAGAATCCGTTCGTATACGATTTCCTGGGAAATGTGAACCTTTTTCAAGGCCGCATTCATAAAGGCAGAGTTACTATCGGCTGCATTGAACTGGATGCGCCTGAATATGCCCACACTTTGGACACTCAGGCAGTAAGCTTTGTTCGCCCTTATAATATCGAAATAGAACGGGAACCCCAAGGGCAGGAATTTATCCCGGCGCGCATTCTTTTTATCCGCGCAGTCGGCCCGGTTGTTCACCTGGAATTAAAAAGGGAGGATACCGGCGAACTGGTTGAGGTGGAATTGGGCAAAGAACGGTTTGGACAGCTCAATCTGAAAGCCGGTGAAAATGTATTTGTTAAACCCAAGGACTTAAAAATCTTTATTCCCGAAGATTATGTGATCTAAAACAGATGAACCATCATTCAGGGAGGATAAAGGAAAGTTGTGTGAATTGATGAGATTGGAAGATAAACAACTGGAAACAGATATTCTCATAATTGGCGGCGGGACGGCCGGATGCTTTGCGGCGCTCACAGCCACAGAAAACTCTGATGCCAAGGTGATTATCGCCGAGAAGGCCAACATCAAGCGCAGCGGCTGTCTTGCGGCCGGGGTTAATGCCCTTAACGCGTATATTGTGAAAGGTCAGACCCCGGAAACATACCTCGAATATGTTAAAAACGATTCCGAAGGCTTAATACGGGAGGACCTGGTCTATACCATGGCCCAGCGGTTGAACAAGGTGACTGAGAAGATTGAGAGCCTGGGTTTGGTCATCCAGAAGGACGCCCAGGGAGAGTATGTGTCCAGGGGCACAAGAAACATCAAGATTAACGGCGAGAACATCAAACCCATCCTGGCCGAAACTGTATTAAAGAGTCCGAATATTACCGTGTTGAACCGGGTCAATATGATTGACTATATAATACAAGACGGAAAAGTTGCCGGCGCCTACGGGTTTTCTTTAGACACCAATACTTTTTACGTTATAGCCGCCAAGGCGGTAATCTGCGCTACCGGCGGGGCGGCAGGTCTTTATAGACCCAATAATCCCGGGTTCTCCCGCCATAAAATGTGGTATTGTCCGTTCAATACCGGGGCCGGATATGCAATGGGAATCAGAGCGGGAGCGGAAATGACCACATTTGAAATGCGGTTTATCGCCTTGCGGTGCAAAGATACCATAGCCCCCACCGGGACTATTGCCCAAGGGGTGGGGGCGCAGCAGATCAACAGCCGCGGTGAGGAATACGAGAAGAATTACGGCCTTCCCAAAACTCCCAACCGGGTATTCTCCACAGTTGAGGAAAACAGAAATGGCCGGGGGCCCTGTTATTTAAAAACAACGGGCATCACCGAAGAACAGCAGCAAGAGCTTTACAAAGCTTATCTGAATATGGCGCCAGCTCAGACGCTTAAATGGTTTGAAGCGGGAAAAGGTCCCGCCGGGCAAAACGTAGAGATTGAAGGAACCGAACCTTATATTGTCGGGGGCCATACCGCCAGCGGCTACTGGGTGGATACCGGCAGGGCCACTACCCTGGCAGGCCTTTATGCAGCCGGGGATGTGGCCGGCGGCAGTCCGCAGAAATATGTTACCGGCTGCTTCGCGGAAGGAGAAATCGCGGCATATTCTGCGTTGGAGTATGTAAAAGGAAAAAGCAATATATGGCCGGAAAACGATCAAATTGCCGCGAAGCTGGCAGCCGTTAACGGATTCTTGCAAGGTAGGCCCGGACGGTACGATGAGGAAGATATTGAAGAGGCTATGCAAAAAACAATGGATGATTACGCCGGCGGAATTTCCTCCGGTTACGTCTACAATTCGAAAAAGCTTCAGGTCGCCAAGGCTCGGGTGGATGAGCTGCTCCCTATGTGTCAGGATCTTAAAGCCGACAGTCTTCATCAACTGATGCACATTTATGAAGTGATAGACCGGCTCTACGTTTGCCGGGTGCTTATTCATCATCTGGAAGCGCGGCGGGAAACCAGGTGGCATTCTTTTCAGGAAAATGCCGATTATCCGCAGCGGGATGATGCCAACTGGTTATGGTATGTAAATTCGCGGCTTATCGAGGGACAAGTAAAGATTGTCAGGCGAGAATTAGTTAAAAAGGATGAGGTCTATGAGCATAGTAATCAATAAAGAAAAATGTTGCGGCTGCGGCAAATGCCGTGAAGCCTGTCCCGGAAGCTTGCTATACCCGGCTGACGACGGTAAGACCTGTATTCGCTACCCCAAGGACTGCTGGGGCTGCACTTCCTGTGTTAAAGAGTGCGAATACGGCGCTATTCAGTATTATCTCGGAGCAGAAATTGGCGGTAAAGGCGGTTTTCTTTATACCAGGCAGGAAGGACAGGGAAACTTTCTGCAATGGATTATTGTCGGCCCCGGCGGAGAGGAAAGGATAATCACAATTGATAAAAATAAGGCTAACTCGTACTAGATCCTTTAAGTATCGACTCAGTTACCGAATGACACGAACTATCCTGAAAAACTAAAACGCCGTAAGACAAAGGAACCGGAACCACAGAGACACAGAGAACACAGAGGGACACAGAGAAGGATAGTCAGAGGTTTAGGAGGGCATTGGGCATGGATCATTTGGACAGATTGGAAGCGCAGAGCATTTATATACTGCGGGAGGCTTATAAAAAATTTGGCAAGTTAGGCATGTTGTGGTCAATTGGTAAAGACTCGACCGTTTTACTGTGGCTGGCGAAAAAGGCGTTTTTCGGGCATTGCCCTTTTCCCTTCATTCACGTGGATACCACCTATAAGATTCCCGAGATGATCCGGTTCCGGGACCGGATGGCCAGGGAATACAAGCTTGAGCTTATCGTTCATACGAACGAGGAGGCGTTACAAGCAGGGATGGGTCCGGAAAAAGGGCGCTTAGCCTGCTGTAAGGCGCTTAAGACCGATGGTCTCCAGCAGGTGGTAAGCAAATATGAATTTGAGGGACTTATTTTAGGTATCAGGCGGGATGAGGAAGGCTCCCGCTCGAAAGAAAGAGTTTTCAGTGAGCGTAACAAAGACTCCGAATGGGATTATACCAACCAGCCGCCGGAACTTTGGGACCAGTTCAAAACGGAATTCCCCAAAGGCAACCATATCCGGGTGCATCCCATCCTGCATTGGAACGAAATCGATGTCTGGTCCTACATTGGCAGGGAAAATATTCCCTTAGTTGATCTTTATTTCGCCAAAAGCGGCAAACGGTATAGAAGTCTTGGCTGCGCCCCCTGTACAGGACAAATAGATTCTAATGCAACTACCATTGACCAAATTATTGAAGAACTAAAAAATACCAAAGTGAGCGAGCGGGCCGGGAGGGCTCAGGACCAGGAAGACTCCTACGCCATGCAAAAATTGCGTAAAGACGGTTATATGTAAAGCTATGTAGGAGTCAGGAGTCAGAATTCAGGAGTCAGAATGAGAACCGGCAAATACATTTGAAGACTTGCCGGTATGGCAGAAAGCGCACTTGTTAAATTGCTGGAAGCGTATTCGCGCAGCATTCAAAAATTCCGGCCACTGAATTCTGAATGCATCAATATAACAATCATATGCCGGATGGGAGGCCAATAGAGGATGGACACAGATCGGGAAGTACTTAACGTTGTTGTTGTCGGTCATGTAGACCATGGGAAGTCTACAGTTATCGGCCGGCTGCTGTATGATACCAAGTCCTTGCCGGAAGGGGCAATAGACAGGGTAAAAAGAATTTCCAGGGAAAAGGGCAAACCTTTTGAATATGCCTATCTGCTGGACGCGTTCGAAGAAG
This window of the Methylomusa anaerophila genome carries:
- a CDS encoding sulfate ABC transporter substrate-binding protein; amino-acid sequence: MYMLKRRLKTGTPKLILLIVVLSLIAVTLTGCGAKQETSAEKGKAAEPVKLLNVSYDPTRELYKEFNESFADYWKNKTGQTVTIQQSHGGSGAQARTVREGIEADVVTLALAYDIDELATAGLIPADWQKRLANNSTPYTSTIVFLVRKGNPKNIKDWDDLVKPGVSVITPNPKTSGGARWNHLAAWGYALKKNGNNEAQAKEFIAKLYQNVPVLDSGARGATTTFVERGIGDVLLAWENEALLAEKELGKDKFEIVVPSISILAEPPVTIVDKIVDKKGTREVAQAYLEYLYTDKGQELAAKHFYRPRSEAIAQKYASQFPKVSLITIADLGGWTEAQTKHFKDGGIFDQIYTPKAKQ
- the cysT gene encoding sulfate ABC transporter permease subunit CysT is translated as MAIKSLSFKKHSILPGFGLTMGFTMMYLGLLVLLPLSTIIIKTAGIGWSQLWDIVTAPRLVASYKLSFGASLIAALINAVFGLLVAWVLVRYTFPGKRIIDGLVDLPFALPTAVAGITLTTLYAPNGWIGKYLSLIGVKGAYSPLGVVIALTFIGLPFVVRMVQPVLQTLDREVEEAAASLGATRFQAFTKVILPELFPALLTGFALAFARALGEYGSVVFISGNMPMQTEITPLLIMTKLEQFDYAGASAIAAVMLIASFVLLFLINLLQWWQSHRHQEI
- the cysW gene encoding sulfate ABC transporter permease subunit CysW, producing MAGSVTLRRGMEPEQENSRMITERPAVRWILTGLALGYLGLMLIIPLIAVFAKAFERGIELYINAIVSADALSAIYLTLLTVAIAVPMNTVFGLAAAWAIAKFEFKGKNFLITLIDLPFAISPVIAGLIFVFLFGKPGIFGPLLAAHDIKIIFAVPGIVLATVFVTFPFVARELIPLMESQGTAEEEAALTLGANGWKTFWRVTLPNIKWGLIYGVILTSARAVGEFGAVSVVSGHIRGFTNTLPLHVEILYNEYQFTAAFAVASLMTLMAVVTLVVKNIVEWKVQQQGQAAELE
- a CDS encoding sulfate/molybdate ABC transporter ATP-binding protein produces the protein MSIQIVNVSKQFGAFTALKDINLTVPTGELVALLGPSGSGKTTLLRIIAGLETADQGTILFNGEDTSNTNVQQRRVGFVFQHYALFRHMTVSENIAFGLNVRPRSLRPSKKEIQERVYELLSLVKLEGLANRYPAQLSGGQRQRVALARALAVQPQMLLLDEPFGALDAKVRKELRRWLRQLHDELHITSVFVTHDQEEALDVADRIVILNKGQIEQLGTPEEVYEHPKNPFVYDFLGNVNLFQGRIHKGRVTIGCIELDAPEYAHTLDTQAVSFVRPYNIEIEREPQGQEFIPARILFIRAVGPVVHLELKREDTGELVEVELGKERFGQLNLKAGENVFVKPKDLKIFIPEDYVI
- a CDS encoding adenylyl-sulfate reductase subunit alpha, coding for MRLEDKQLETDILIIGGGTAGCFAALTATENSDAKVIIAEKANIKRSGCLAAGVNALNAYIVKGQTPETYLEYVKNDSEGLIREDLVYTMAQRLNKVTEKIESLGLVIQKDAQGEYVSRGTRNIKINGENIKPILAETVLKSPNITVLNRVNMIDYIIQDGKVAGAYGFSLDTNTFYVIAAKAVICATGGAAGLYRPNNPGFSRHKMWYCPFNTGAGYAMGIRAGAEMTTFEMRFIALRCKDTIAPTGTIAQGVGAQQINSRGEEYEKNYGLPKTPNRVFSTVEENRNGRGPCYLKTTGITEEQQQELYKAYLNMAPAQTLKWFEAGKGPAGQNVEIEGTEPYIVGGHTASGYWVDTGRATTLAGLYAAGDVAGGSPQKYVTGCFAEGEIAAYSALEYVKGKSNIWPENDQIAAKLAAVNGFLQGRPGRYDEEDIEEAMQKTMDDYAGGISSGYVYNSKKLQVAKARVDELLPMCQDLKADSLHQLMHIYEVIDRLYVCRVLIHHLEARRETRWHSFQENADYPQRDDANWLWYVNSRLIEGQVKIVRRELVKKDEVYEHSNQ
- a CDS encoding 4Fe-4S dicluster domain-containing protein yields the protein MSIVINKEKCCGCGKCREACPGSLLYPADDGKTCIRYPKDCWGCTSCVKECEYGAIQYYLGAEIGGKGGFLYTRQEGQGNFLQWIIVGPGGEERIITIDKNKANSY
- the cysD gene encoding sulfate adenylyltransferase subunit CysD encodes the protein MDHLDRLEAQSIYILREAYKKFGKLGMLWSIGKDSTVLLWLAKKAFFGHCPFPFIHVDTTYKIPEMIRFRDRMAREYKLELIVHTNEEALQAGMGPEKGRLACCKALKTDGLQQVVSKYEFEGLILGIRRDEEGSRSKERVFSERNKDSEWDYTNQPPELWDQFKTEFPKGNHIRVHPILHWNEIDVWSYIGRENIPLVDLYFAKSGKRYRSLGCAPCTGQIDSNATTIDQIIEELKNTKVSERAGRAQDQEDSYAMQKLRKDGYM